The following are from one region of the Geitlerinema sp. PCC 9228 genome:
- a CDS encoding ribonuclease J, translating into MKRNSKNEKNPQPIKNKKKERTKDNSPQNQSKNNAPQLKIIPLGGLHEIGKNTCIFEYDDEMFLLDAGLAFPTDSMHGVNIVLPDMTYLRKNSHKLKGMIVTHGHEDHIGGIPFHLKQVEIPIIYGPRLAMALLSSKLEEAGVSDRTQLQTVGPREQVKLGRHFSIEFIRNTHSMADSFTVAINTPVGVVIHSGDFKIDHTPVDGERFDLQRLAEYGEKGVHCLISDSTNAEAPGFTPSEMSVYPNLDRVFAQAPGRILVTTFASSVHRVNIILQLAEKQGRVVSLVGRSMMNVIAHARNLGYIKCSDSLFQPLHTIKKLPPEKVLILTTGSQGEPLAALTRIANGEHRQIAIQENDTVVFSANPIPGNTIAVVNTIDKLMMKGANVVYGKHQGIHVSGHGCQEDQKLMLALTQPKFFLPVHGEHRMLVKHAETAQKMGIPKENTLIIRNGDVVGLSREQIEIVDRVCSGIELVDSSRTGMVHDDILAERQRLAEDGVVTVATVISDKGKMVGNSQVHVRGVVTSVETTLLQKLIERTIYDILNERWSEFVQSGRKDEDAVNWEGLRECLEQALGRLLRRELQSNPLLIFMMDSVSDSPTRSTRRRRSSATKVAS; encoded by the coding sequence ATGAAAAGAAACAGTAAAAACGAAAAGAACCCACAACCCATTAAAAACAAAAAGAAAGAGCGGACCAAAGACAATTCTCCCCAGAACCAAAGCAAAAACAACGCCCCCCAACTCAAAATTATTCCCTTGGGAGGATTGCACGAAATTGGCAAAAACACCTGCATCTTTGAATACGACGACGAAATGTTTTTGCTGGATGCGGGGTTGGCCTTTCCCACCGATTCCATGCATGGTGTCAACATCGTCCTGCCGGACATGACTTACTTACGGAAGAACAGCCACAAACTCAAAGGCATGATTGTCACCCACGGTCACGAAGACCACATCGGTGGGATTCCTTTTCACCTAAAACAAGTAGAAATTCCCATTATTTACGGTCCGCGCCTGGCCATGGCTTTGCTGAGTTCCAAGCTAGAAGAAGCTGGGGTGAGCGATCGCACCCAACTACAAACCGTCGGTCCGCGGGAACAAGTCAAACTCGGCCGCCACTTTAGCATTGAATTCATCCGCAACACCCACTCCATGGCCGACAGCTTCACCGTCGCCATCAACACCCCCGTAGGTGTTGTTATTCATTCGGGAGACTTCAAAATCGACCACACCCCCGTTGACGGGGAACGGTTCGACCTGCAAAGGCTAGCGGAATACGGCGAAAAAGGCGTCCACTGCCTCATTAGCGACTCCACCAACGCCGAGGCCCCCGGCTTCACCCCTTCCGAAATGTCGGTTTATCCCAACTTAGACCGCGTGTTCGCCCAAGCACCGGGGCGGATTTTGGTCACCACCTTCGCCTCCTCCGTACACCGAGTAAACATCATCCTGCAACTGGCAGAAAAACAGGGCAGAGTGGTCTCCCTAGTGGGTCGTTCCATGATGAACGTCATCGCCCACGCTCGCAATCTAGGATACATCAAATGTTCCGACAGTCTGTTTCAGCCGCTACACACCATTAAGAAACTGCCGCCAGAAAAAGTTCTGATTTTGACCACCGGTTCCCAAGGAGAACCCCTCGCCGCCTTAACGCGGATTGCCAACGGCGAACACCGGCAAATTGCCATCCAAGAAAACGACACCGTCGTCTTTTCCGCCAATCCCATTCCAGGCAATACCATTGCCGTGGTCAACACCATTGATAAATTAATGATGAAAGGCGCGAATGTCGTTTACGGCAAACACCAGGGAATTCACGTTTCCGGTCACGGCTGCCAGGAAGACCAGAAATTGATGCTGGCTTTAACCCAACCCAAATTCTTCCTACCGGTTCACGGGGAACATCGCATGTTGGTCAAACACGCGGAAACTGCCCAAAAAATGGGGATTCCCAAGGAAAATACGCTGATAATCCGCAACGGCGATGTGGTTGGTTTGAGCCGCGAGCAAATTGAAATTGTGGACCGCGTCTGTTCAGGCATCGAACTGGTAGACTCTTCCCGTACCGGCATGGTCCATGACGATATCCTGGCCGAACGCCAGCGCCTGGCGGAAGATGGGGTGGTTACCGTTGCCACCGTTATCAGCGACAAAGGCAAAATGGTGGGCAACTCGCAGGTACACGTACGCGGCGTGGTCACCTCGGTAGAAACCACCCTGTTACAAAAGCTCATCGAACGCACCATTTACGATATCTTGAACGAACGCTGGTCCGAGTTCGTGCAATCCGGCAGAAAAGACGAAGATGCCGTTAATTGGGAGGGACTGCGCGAGTGTCTGGAACAGGCGTTGGGTCGCTTGCTACGTCGGGAGTTGCAAAGCAATCCCCTGTTGATTTTCATGATGGATTCTG